Proteins encoded by one window of Halosolutus amylolyticus:
- the endA gene encoding tRNA-intron lyase: MSLEGRFDEDDGVVRVGDNARQRFYDSRGYGYPLEGNEIALAPVEAAHLLFRGDLAAIVDGDDRLDFQSFVAREPGTDFGVRFLVYADLRSRGFYLSPAAEPWVANPPDADFAVFPRGKGPTDGEIEYPLRVLGERTDVPASALSAGVLAVVDEESEITYFEVGRRDPSGDSATALPERCEAALLADRVVVWEPPLALYEETFYGQPLEGREYDRPTLQCSLLEATYLAEQGAIDLDPATVRERGRDVEGERFDRRLRVYTELRERGVVPKTGYKFGADFRTYATVDSVDDLGHSELLVRVHPADAVFEPRDLALDVRLAHGVRKTMVFALVGDDGIEWWSIERVTP, from the coding sequence ATGTCACTCGAGGGGCGGTTCGACGAGGACGACGGCGTCGTCCGCGTGGGCGACAATGCACGCCAGCGGTTCTACGATTCCCGGGGCTACGGCTACCCGCTGGAGGGCAACGAGATCGCCCTCGCACCCGTCGAGGCGGCCCACCTGCTCTTTCGCGGCGACCTCGCGGCGATCGTCGACGGCGACGATCGGCTGGACTTCCAGTCGTTCGTCGCCCGCGAACCCGGGACGGACTTCGGGGTCCGGTTTCTGGTCTACGCGGATCTCCGATCGCGGGGCTTTTACCTCTCGCCGGCGGCGGAACCGTGGGTCGCGAATCCCCCGGACGCCGACTTCGCCGTCTTCCCGCGCGGGAAGGGGCCGACCGACGGCGAGATCGAGTACCCGCTTCGGGTGCTCGGCGAACGAACCGACGTGCCCGCGAGCGCGCTCTCGGCGGGCGTCCTCGCCGTCGTCGACGAAGAGAGCGAGATTACCTACTTCGAGGTGGGCCGGCGCGACCCCTCGGGGGACTCCGCGACCGCGCTCCCCGAGCGCTGTGAGGCCGCCCTGCTCGCGGATCGGGTCGTCGTCTGGGAGCCGCCGCTGGCCCTGTACGAGGAGACGTTCTACGGCCAGCCGCTCGAGGGCCGAGAGTACGATCGGCCGACGCTCCAGTGTTCCCTGCTCGAGGCGACCTACCTCGCCGAGCAGGGTGCGATCGACCTCGACCCGGCGACGGTGCGCGAGCGGGGGCGCGACGTCGAGGGCGAGCGATTCGATCGCCGCCTGCGCGTCTACACCGAACTGCGCGAGCGCGGGGTCGTCCCCAAGACGGGGTACAAGTTCGGCGCGGACTTCCGGACCTACGCGACCGTCGACTCGGTCGACGACCTCGGACACTCGGAACTGCTCGTTCGCGTCCATCCCGCCGACGCCGTCTTCGAGCCGCGCGATCTGGCGCTCGACGTCCGCCTCGCCCACGGCGTCCGGAAGACGATGGTCTTCGCGCTCGTGGGCGACGACGGGATCGAGTGGTGGTCGATCGAACGCGTGACGCCCTGA
- a CDS encoding AAA family ATPase, which yields MHRPTLIVYCGLPGVGKSAASAYTAERLPADRYRSDEVRKRLFPDPDYTDEETDTTYEELLACARDALESGSDVVLDATFRAKRFRDRAAATAREADAAVQFVRVTCDVDVVRDRIENRTDSVSDAAFDQYLQLKRTFDPIERDHVVIDNSGTLEATYDQIDRSVL from the coding sequence GTGCACCGTCCAACGCTGATCGTCTACTGTGGCCTCCCGGGGGTGGGAAAATCCGCCGCGTCCGCCTACACTGCAGAGCGACTGCCGGCGGACCGATACCGCAGCGACGAGGTTCGAAAACGGCTGTTCCCGGACCCGGACTACACCGACGAGGAGACCGACACGACCTACGAGGAACTTCTCGCGTGCGCACGGGACGCCCTCGAATCGGGCTCGGACGTCGTCCTCGACGCGACGTTCCGCGCGAAACGGTTTCGCGATCGGGCGGCCGCGACCGCCCGCGAAGCGGACGCCGCAGTGCAGTTCGTGCGCGTGACCTGCGACGTCGACGTCGTCAGGGATCGCATCGAGAACCGGACCGACTCCGTCAGCGACGCCGCGTTCGACCAGTACCTGCAACTCAAACGGACCTTCGACCCGATCGAACGCGACCACGTCGTGATCGACAACTCGGGCACGCTCGAGGCCACCTACGACCAGATCGATCGATCGGTGCTGTAG
- a CDS encoding endonuclease NucS — protein MIDDAIRVLAGDCTVITDGTDREEYRGRVTTIVKPDNTVLVHDVDGYQPVAWLTRADAISSDRADGFTLVATKDTQTLRIAAHEQDGFAHYPSSAAGTPVGTCPACDGALVRSSGVHCVGCGDRYGVPSDATIRDERCDCDCGLPKMRVERGLAFTVCLDRDCESLDDAVREAFDREWACPESGCDGDLRVLRRGGLIAGCEHYPDCDTGFAIPAGIVDGECACGLPTFETPNGTRCLDATCERVIEGSIGAAGDD, from the coding sequence ATGATCGACGACGCGATTCGCGTGCTCGCCGGTGACTGCACCGTGATCACGGACGGAACCGATCGCGAGGAGTATCGCGGCCGGGTGACCACGATCGTCAAACCCGACAACACCGTGCTGGTCCACGACGTCGACGGCTACCAGCCCGTCGCGTGGCTCACCCGCGCCGACGCGATATCCAGCGATCGCGCCGACGGCTTCACCCTCGTGGCGACGAAGGACACCCAGACCCTCCGGATCGCCGCCCACGAACAGGACGGGTTCGCCCACTACCCGAGTTCGGCCGCCGGCACCCCTGTCGGCACCTGTCCGGCGTGTGACGGCGCGCTCGTGCGATCGTCCGGCGTCCACTGCGTCGGCTGTGGCGACCGGTACGGCGTTCCGTCGGACGCGACGATCCGGGACGAGCGCTGTGACTGCGACTGCGGGCTCCCGAAGATGCGCGTCGAGCGCGGCCTCGCCTTCACCGTCTGTCTCGATCGCGACTGCGAGTCGCTCGACGACGCCGTCCGCGAGGCGTTCGATCGGGAGTGGGCCTGTCCCGAATCGGGCTGTGACGGCGACCTCCGGGTCCTCCGCCGCGGCGGCCTGATCGCCGGCTGCGAGCACTATCCCGACTGCGACACCGGCTTCGCGATTCCAGCCGGTATCGTCGACGGCGAGTGCGCCTGCGGCCTCCCGACGTTCGAAACGCCGAACGGGACACGCTGTCTCGACGCCACCTGCGAACGGGTGATCGAGGGATCGATCGGGGCCGCGGGTGACGACTGA
- a CDS encoding HD domain-containing protein has protein sequence MTTIKDSVHDYIELGPVAEALLDTAPMQRLRYVRQLSTVQLVYPSANHTRFEHSLGVYHLASNAVDQLDLDSALADRLRAAALVHDVGHGPFGHQTEAAIERHLGRHHDEIEWLLAATELGAVLEEQGLDPAAVAATVDGRGPLGDLVSGALDVDRMDYLVRDAHHTGVPYGTIDHARLVRAFRIVDGDLALADGNVATAESALIARTLMNATVYRHHVSRIAGSMLDRASERLLADGEVAPENFARLTDEELLATLADYEPTSDLARRLRDRSLYKRALWARRGAVPDRFVEIGYDRTRDLEREIAGEAGVDPSAVILDSPGDPSSPESRATVVVDGEPRRLEERSSLVAGLDACAREIWRLGVYAPPDDLAPVREAAATVLDVDGDPAP, from the coding sequence ATGACGACGATCAAGGACAGCGTCCACGACTACATCGAACTCGGCCCCGTCGCGGAGGCGCTGCTGGACACCGCGCCGATGCAGCGGCTCCGCTACGTCCGGCAACTGAGTACCGTCCAGCTCGTCTACCCCTCCGCGAACCACACCCGGTTCGAACACAGTCTCGGCGTCTACCACCTCGCCTCGAACGCGGTCGACCAGCTCGACCTCGACTCGGCGCTCGCCGATCGCCTCCGCGCCGCGGCGCTGGTCCACGACGTCGGGCACGGCCCGTTCGGTCACCAGACCGAGGCCGCGATCGAGCGCCACCTGGGTCGCCACCACGACGAGATCGAGTGGCTGCTCGCGGCAACGGAACTCGGGGCGGTCCTGGAGGAACAGGGGCTCGATCCCGCGGCCGTCGCCGCGACGGTCGACGGTCGCGGCCCACTCGGCGATCTCGTCTCCGGCGCGCTCGACGTCGATCGGATGGACTACCTCGTGCGGGACGCCCACCACACCGGCGTCCCCTACGGAACGATCGACCACGCGCGGCTGGTGCGTGCCTTCCGGATCGTCGACGGCGACCTCGCGCTGGCCGACGGCAACGTCGCGACCGCCGAGAGCGCGCTGATCGCCCGGACGCTGATGAACGCGACCGTCTACCGCCACCACGTCTCACGGATCGCCGGTTCGATGCTCGATCGGGCGAGCGAACGCCTCCTCGCCGACGGGGAGGTCGCTCCCGAGAACTTCGCGAGGCTGACCGACGAGGAACTGCTGGCGACGCTCGCCGACTACGAACCGACGAGCGACCTGGCGCGTCGCCTCCGCGATCGATCGCTCTACAAGCGGGCGCTGTGGGCCAGGCGGGGGGCCGTCCCCGATCGGTTCGTCGAGATCGGGTACGATCGCACGCGCGACCTCGAGCGCGAGATCGCGGGCGAGGCGGGCGTCGATCCGTCGGCGGTGATCCTCGACAGCCCGGGCGACCCGTCTTCGCCCGAGTCGCGGGCGACGGTCGTCGTCGACGGGGAGCCGCGCCGACTCGAGGAGCGATCGTCGCTCGTCGCCGGTCTCGACGCCTGCGCGCGCGAGATCTGGCGGCTCGGGGTGTACGCCCCGCCCGACGACCTCGCGCCCGTTCGCGAGGCGGCGGCGACGGTGCTCGACGTCGACGGCGATCCGGCACCCTGA